The Zavarzinella sp. genome includes a window with the following:
- a CDS encoding ABC transporter permease: MSAENNDTSPAPNLAGQALAGMLPSRLTRGVPIAAWLWGPNSFLRTILSLLPYTIILCISLLPLSWLVITLPFFFSQENILKDVQSKPANWLQGLPRRLFAFFSGLALLFALLALTVQLVTMVGLQNDIFGKIATDLLPEGIVKRLPKALISGWPFVLLIMYLTDLVLLYFIGRVPLQYNLRNLKVRWISTIMTASAFAVVVILVSIMMAFIDSVNNLTKQSGIPGNVFVLSEGSTDELFSSLGYGSMDKIELEKATEDVRYDPITPLKNPITPKKAMINGKMMPLVSKETYFVVNQENPRDKSKRRFVQLRGIDNGLIAGQVHNIELIDGEWFDDKGSIQLPDGSTAVPCVIGEGAAVAYAEDFGVDQFGVNDRFQLGDLNMVVVGVMKSEGSTFGSETWANQKRVGKQFGKEASTTVVIRVSDDTQEGAEIFAAHLTRNFTDPKLRAVSEIRYYEDLGKSNAQLIYMVNILGIIMGLGGVIGIMLVMFATISQRTKDIGVMRVIGFKRVQIFVSFLLESLCIALVGAVMAIILLKLGEAAFNILGDGIPISSNISSGQGGKSVVTKLAFGRDVLVIGLLSALVMGRLGGIIPSISGMRKPILDALR; the protein is encoded by the coding sequence TGCCGAGAACAATGATACTTCCCCCGCACCCAATCTTGCTGGTCAGGCACTTGCGGGCATGTTGCCATCCCGCCTTACTCGTGGGGTGCCTATTGCCGCCTGGCTGTGGGGGCCGAATTCGTTTTTACGCACGATTCTGTCATTACTGCCCTACACTATTATCCTGTGTATCTCCCTGCTGCCGCTCAGTTGGCTGGTGATCACACTGCCGTTTTTCTTCTCCCAGGAAAACATTCTCAAGGATGTGCAATCAAAACCAGCCAATTGGTTGCAGGGCCTGCCACGACGCTTGTTTGCGTTTTTCAGTGGGCTTGCCCTGTTGTTTGCCTTGCTGGCATTGACGGTGCAGCTTGTGACGATGGTTGGGCTGCAGAATGACATTTTTGGCAAAATTGCCACCGACCTGTTACCGGAAGGAATTGTCAAACGCTTGCCCAAAGCCTTGATCAGTGGGTGGCCGTTCGTTTTACTGATCATGTATCTGACCGACCTGGTGCTGCTCTACTTCATCGGCCGTGTCCCACTGCAATACAATCTGCGAAACTTAAAAGTACGGTGGATCAGCACCATCATGACCGCCAGTGCCTTTGCCGTGGTGGTGATTCTGGTCAGTATTATGATGGCATTTATTGACAGCGTCAACAACCTGACTAAGCAAAGTGGCATCCCAGGCAATGTGTTTGTGTTGTCGGAAGGGTCTACCGATGAACTGTTCAGTTCTCTTGGTTATGGTTCGATGGATAAGATCGAACTGGAAAAAGCAACGGAAGATGTTCGCTACGATCCGATTACCCCACTGAAAAATCCGATCACGCCTAAGAAGGCAATGATCAATGGCAAAATGATGCCACTGGTCAGTAAAGAAACCTACTTTGTCGTGAACCAGGAAAACCCCAGAGATAAGAGCAAACGCCGTTTCGTTCAGTTGCGTGGGATCGATAACGGCCTGATTGCTGGTCAGGTTCACAACATTGAATTGATTGACGGTGAATGGTTTGACGATAAGGGCAGCATTCAATTGCCTGATGGCTCCACCGCAGTACCGTGCGTGATCGGTGAGGGTGCAGCAGTGGCTTACGCCGAAGATTTTGGTGTCGATCAATTCGGTGTCAACGACCGCTTTCAGTTGGGTGACCTCAACATGGTGGTGGTGGGGGTAATGAAGTCCGAAGGCTCTACCTTTGGCTCCGAAACCTGGGCCAATCAGAAGCGGGTAGGCAAGCAATTCGGCAAAGAAGCATCCACGACCGTCGTCATCCGCGTTTCCGATGATACCCAGGAAGGAGCCGAGATATTCGCTGCCCACCTGACCAGAAACTTTACCGATCCCAAACTGCGTGCGGTATCTGAAATTCGCTACTACGAAGACCTTGGCAAATCGAATGCCCAGCTGATTTACATGGTGAATATTCTGGGTATCATTATGGGTCTTGGTGGGGTCATCGGTATTATGCTGGTGATGTTTGCCACCATTTCCCAACGCACCAAGGATATTGGTGTGATGCGGGTCATTGGTTTCAAACGTGTGCAGATCTTTGTTTCGTTTTTGCTGGAATCGCTCTGCATCGCACTCGTCGGTGCAGTGATGGCCATTATTCTGCTGAAACTGGGCGAAGCAGCATTCAACATTCTTGGCGATGGTATCCCGATTTCCAGCAATATTTCCAGTGGTCAGGGTGGGAAAAGCGTTGTCACCAAACTGGCTTTTGGTCGAGATGTCCTGGTCATTGGTTTGCTCAGTGCTCTGGTGATGGGTCGCCTGGGCGGGATCATCCCGAGTATCAGTGGCATGCGGAAACCTATTCTGGATGCGTTGCGATAA
- a CDS encoding NADH-quinone oxidoreductase subunit D — translation MSAETESTLIEFDVRTDEMLVNMGPQHPSTHGVLRLVLRTDGEVISEVTPHLGYLHRCAEKIGENLTPIQFIPYTDRMDYLAGMNMNLGYSLAIEKLCGMQIPTKAQLIRVIICELNRIASHLVGMGAYGLDLGSFSPFLYAFREREHILDLFEDVCGARLTYSYLTIGGAHDDLPAGWTARVTSFLEYFQPRIAEYHALLTNNHIFVKRTANVGVLSRDRAIAYGCTGPMLRASLNRNDGDPHWDLRKTEPYSMYDSFDFDVPLPPFAEAPPEAVIGDCWHRFYVRMREVVESIRILQQAIPKYDQLQQEWLTIQAQSQQAMQTATAEEQKAEAKRLAELAKTTYSHRIEPARTIPAGEVYVETECPRGQMGFYVVARPNPENVPLRVRARSSCFSNLSVLNEICRGCLIADVSAIVGSIDIVMGEIDR, via the coding sequence ATGTCGGCCGAAACAGAATCAACACTCATCGAATTTGATGTTCGCACCGATGAAATGCTGGTGAACATGGGGCCGCAACATCCCAGCACGCACGGGGTGCTCCGCCTGGTGCTGCGAACAGACGGCGAAGTCATTTCCGAAGTCACCCCACACCTGGGCTATCTGCATCGCTGTGCGGAGAAAATCGGCGAAAATCTGACACCGATCCAGTTCATTCCTTACACCGACCGAATGGATTATCTGGCGGGAATGAACATGAACCTGGGCTATTCGCTGGCCATCGAAAAACTATGTGGCATGCAGATTCCCACCAAAGCACAATTGATTCGCGTGATCATCTGTGAATTGAACCGGATTGCCAGCCACCTGGTTGGGATGGGTGCCTACGGCCTCGACCTGGGGTCTTTCAGCCCGTTTCTCTATGCGTTCCGCGAGCGGGAACATATCCTCGATCTGTTCGAAGATGTCTGTGGGGCCCGCCTGACATACAGCTACTTAACCATTGGTGGGGCCCACGATGATTTGCCCGCGGGCTGGACGGCACGGGTCACCAGCTTTCTGGAATATTTTCAGCCACGGATTGCCGAATATCATGCCCTCCTGACGAACAACCACATCTTTGTGAAACGCACTGCCAACGTGGGGGTGCTGTCGCGTGATCGTGCGATTGCCTATGGCTGCACCGGGCCAATGCTGCGTGCATCGTTGAACCGCAACGATGGCGACCCACATTGGGATCTGCGGAAGACTGAACCGTACAGTATGTATGATTCGTTTGACTTCGATGTCCCACTGCCTCCGTTTGCAGAAGCACCACCCGAAGCGGTGATTGGTGATTGCTGGCACCGGTTTTATGTGCGAATGCGGGAGGTGGTCGAAAGCATCCGCATATTGCAGCAGGCAATACCGAAGTACGATCAACTGCAGCAGGAATGGCTCACCATTCAGGCTCAATCGCAGCAGGCAATGCAGACTGCCACCGCCGAGGAGCAGAAGGCAGAAGCAAAACGGCTGGCAGAATTAGCAAAAACAACCTACTCTCACCGAATCGAACCAGCACGCACGATACCAGCGGGAGAAGTCTACGTCGAAACCGAATGCCCACGTGGGCAGATGGGCTTTTACGTGGTTGCCCGCCCCAATCCGGAAAACGTCCCACTCCGCGTGCGTGCTCGTTCCAGTTGTTTTTCCAATCTGTCGGTGCTGAACGAAATCTGCCGTGGCTGTCTGATTGCGGATGTTTCTGCGATCGTGGGCAGCATCGACATTGTCATGGGCGAGATCGACCGTTAG
- a CDS encoding linear amide C-N hydrolase: MNFHGMIAGFLVLIVAAPVVPCSRVLWNDNGHSVIFGRNMDWFEDIKSNIWLFPRGMKRDGLSPTNPLKWTSKYGSVAITAYDTGTADGMNEKGLAVHMLYLPETKPGPRNDKIPGLSISIWPQYYLDNFATVKEAVDAFQKEPYQLLMAVEPSSSKAATVHIAMNDATGDSAIMECIDGELKIYHSRDFVVMTNQPTFDKQLENLKQYRGFGGEKRLPGTHEPADRFVRAAYYSKNLPKPKSDREAIAAMMSVMRNVSAPFGIADPERPNVSTTIWRTVGDLTNGVLYYDSVFSPQVFWIDLKKLNFAEDAPVKKLTVIENYKLSGEVSAEFKESKPFPFLAPTLESK, encoded by the coding sequence ATGAATTTCCATGGTATGATCGCTGGTTTTCTGGTGCTGATTGTTGCTGCTCCGGTAGTTCCCTGTTCCCGCGTCTTGTGGAACGATAATGGCCATTCGGTCATTTTCGGGCGGAACATGGATTGGTTTGAGGATATCAAAAGTAACATCTGGTTATTCCCACGTGGGATGAAACGAGATGGATTGTCGCCCACTAATCCGTTGAAGTGGACCAGCAAATACGGCAGCGTGGCAATTACCGCCTACGATACGGGCACTGCCGATGGGATGAACGAAAAAGGTCTGGCGGTGCACATGCTTTACCTGCCGGAAACCAAACCTGGCCCACGTAACGACAAAATCCCCGGCCTATCTATCAGTATCTGGCCACAATACTACCTGGATAACTTTGCTACAGTGAAAGAAGCGGTGGATGCGTTTCAAAAAGAGCCGTATCAATTGTTAATGGCTGTTGAACCATCCAGTAGTAAAGCAGCGACAGTTCATATCGCGATGAATGACGCCACTGGCGATTCGGCAATCATGGAATGCATTGACGGGGAGCTGAAAATCTACCACAGTCGGGATTTTGTGGTGATGACCAATCAACCCACATTCGATAAGCAGTTGGAAAATCTGAAACAATACCGTGGCTTTGGTGGAGAAAAGCGTTTGCCCGGCACCCACGAACCGGCAGATCGATTTGTTCGTGCGGCATATTACAGCAAAAATCTGCCAAAACCGAAAAGCGATCGGGAAGCAATTGCTGCCATGATGAGCGTGATGCGGAATGTTTCCGCACCGTTCGGGATTGCCGATCCGGAACGCCCGAATGTTTCAACCACGATCTGGCGTACGGTGGGTGATCTCACAAATGGGGTGCTTTATTACGATAGTGTTTTCAGCCCACAGGTATTCTGGATTGATCTGAAGAAACTGAACTTTGCTGAAGATGCACCAGTGAAAAAACTGACGGTGATTGAAAACTACAAGTTAAGTGGTGAAGTTTCAGCAGAATTCAAAGAGTCAAAGCCGTTTCCATTTCTTGCCCCCACGTTAGAAAGCAAGTAA
- a CDS encoding SgcJ/EcaC family oxidoreductase codes for MKSTRILLAAMFLAGAVAAWLIKQEPILQAQPQPNQTKPEEQPAKITNVEAGIKAITAEYVKAFNAGDAKAAAELFTKDGEYVGVDDLTLQGREKIAESLEKYLKNHPKAVIEIKIESVRVLSRGLANAQGLISFKMPEDEVASESRYSALHVLENGKWLAASISEWATDPAIDVTTRNLDWLVGEWTSSGEDADLKIVYAWDKNKVFITGKYTLTSKDGNEIGSGTQVLGTNPTGGIRSWMFDSSGTTNDGLWVRDENRWVCESTGLLPDGSEVYAISVIVPIGKDAFTWQTTDREIDGVAVEALPPVKVTRVTK; via the coding sequence ATGAAAAGCACAAGAATTTTGCTGGCAGCAATGTTCCTTGCCGGCGCAGTTGCGGCATGGCTCATCAAACAAGAACCGATTCTTCAGGCACAGCCTCAACCCAATCAAACGAAGCCTGAAGAACAGCCCGCCAAAATCACGAATGTCGAAGCGGGAATTAAAGCGATCACTGCCGAATATGTGAAGGCATTCAATGCTGGAGATGCCAAAGCGGCAGCGGAATTATTTACCAAAGACGGCGAATACGTTGGTGTTGATGATCTGACTTTGCAAGGTCGCGAGAAAATTGCTGAAAGCCTGGAAAAATATCTGAAAAACCACCCGAAAGCAGTGATCGAGATCAAAATCGAATCAGTTCGAGTTCTTTCCCGTGGACTAGCGAATGCCCAGGGCTTAATTTCTTTCAAGATGCCTGAAGATGAAGTTGCTTCCGAATCACGTTACAGTGCACTGCATGTGCTGGAAAATGGTAAATGGCTGGCAGCTTCGATCAGCGAATGGGCAACAGATCCAGCGATTGATGTTACTACCCGCAATCTCGATTGGTTGGTGGGTGAATGGACTTCTTCCGGCGAAGATGCTGATCTGAAAATTGTGTATGCGTGGGACAAGAACAAAGTGTTTATTACCGGCAAATATACCCTTACTTCGAAAGATGGAAACGAAATCGGTTCCGGCACACAAGTCCTGGGTACCAATCCCACGGGTGGTATCCGTTCGTGGATGTTTGACAGTTCTGGCACAACCAATGACGGACTGTGGGTTCGCGATGAAAACCGCTGGGTCTGCGAGTCCACTGGCTTGCTGCCAGATGGTTCGGAAGTGTATGCCATCAGTGTGATTGTACCCATCGGTAAAGATGCCTTTACCTGGCAGACAACGGATCGAGAAATTGATGGAGTTGCTGTAGAGGCACTACCACCGGTCAAAGTAACCAGAGTCACGAAATAA
- a CDS encoding S41 family peptidase has product MKLSALIVSCSLIFCTTSVEAATPIILPNNPALSPDGKTLAFDWAGSIWVAPSSGGTAKRLTFSNDADTTPKFSPDGKTIAFTSRRATGTQIFTIPATGGPVTQKTFDTNGFQLCDWLPDGKGWLVTTVRDNGWSRRNGQRLQKVFDWQEMSKRLADEMIFDDYGAEGALNQAGNKLLFTREGPSWWRKGYTGSQSSQVWQYDLATKQFEQLKLGDWDARFPMFGNDGTIYYCSGQGGCFNLWERTAAGKMTQLTKFADDSVVMPAISRDGSTIVFRNLVDLYVMLPGKSEKPQKISLSHDEDFSARDELKQVLSSATQVAFTSDGLEIAFLAGGDVWVMDTELKEPRQVTNTPEEERSILFSDDGKFLFFVSDRGGKTEIWKAERKSAKEPWFLNQEFPQVAITNDGEDKTNLQLRPKTNELSFVRTRGDLYLCDFDGKKQRCILESWNDPSYDWSPDGKWLVYAISDSDFNSDIWIHEVDGDKKVNISSHPFNEYSPVWSPDGKMIAFTGQRDTKDNVDIFYVWLKKADADQSERDLALEKALKKFPSQGKPKEEQPKEKKDEPDAPKKNDNLVEIDFDGLHDRLQRITIQNSSEGGLFWSPDSKRLAFNATVSDVRGIYTVEFPSSLKPKLLTSTPISGQRWLKNGLLTYLSAGKPGSLRERGGVTPTTTTYSFSCYHKTDLAKKHQAAFDMAWKRMRDNWYDGNLGNRKWDAVREKYRPFAATPYPETLSTVVSMMLGELNGSHLGFTYTGGRGSGRGGRGASEESSATWDETTAHLGVIFDPTYAGPGWKVKTVIPNTTAAETKSQLFVGDVILEIDGNKIDPKLNHTIYLNVPPKHEFTLEILGKDEKRRTVKIFGNSPSSVRFQLYPHWISETRKKVEELSKGTCGYLHIQAMNFSSFSQFQEDLYHAGAGKDGLVIDVRENGGGSTADLLLTALTQPRHAYTIPRGGNTPGYPQDRTVFATWHKPIVVLCNQNSFSNAEIFSHAIKTLKRGKVVGVPTAGGVISTGGTTIMDVGFLRMPFRGWYLIESGEDMELHGAVPDVIVWPQPGDMTTGKDRQVEAAVKELLADVKEWKSHPLPKPIKATSRPDFPAKK; this is encoded by the coding sequence GTGAAATTATCTGCGTTGATTGTCAGTTGTTCGCTGATCTTCTGCACCACATCGGTGGAGGCAGCAACACCCATCATTCTACCCAATAACCCGGCACTTTCCCCCGATGGGAAAACGCTGGCCTTCGACTGGGCCGGCAGCATCTGGGTGGCACCCAGTTCCGGTGGGACCGCAAAAAGATTAACATTTTCTAATGATGCTGATACTACGCCGAAGTTTTCGCCAGACGGAAAAACGATTGCCTTCACCAGCCGACGTGCGACCGGAACGCAGATTTTTACCATCCCCGCCACGGGTGGGCCTGTTACTCAGAAAACCTTTGATACCAACGGCTTTCAATTGTGTGATTGGCTGCCTGATGGTAAAGGCTGGCTGGTAACAACGGTGCGTGACAACGGCTGGAGCAGACGAAATGGCCAACGACTGCAAAAGGTTTTTGACTGGCAGGAAATGTCGAAGCGCCTCGCAGATGAAATGATTTTCGACGACTACGGCGCTGAGGGTGCGTTGAATCAGGCAGGAAACAAGCTGCTGTTCACTCGCGAAGGACCATCGTGGTGGCGAAAAGGATACACCGGCAGTCAAAGCAGTCAGGTTTGGCAGTACGACCTTGCCACGAAACAGTTTGAACAATTAAAACTGGGCGACTGGGACGCACGCTTCCCGATGTTTGGCAATGATGGCACCATCTACTACTGCAGTGGGCAAGGCGGATGTTTTAACCTCTGGGAACGCACGGCAGCGGGCAAAATGACTCAGCTAACCAAGTTTGCGGATGATTCCGTGGTGATGCCTGCCATTTCCCGTGACGGATCGACGATTGTTTTCCGGAATCTGGTTGATTTGTATGTCATGCTGCCTGGGAAATCCGAAAAGCCGCAGAAAATTTCCTTGTCCCACGATGAGGATTTCAGTGCCCGCGACGAGCTGAAACAGGTGCTCAGTTCTGCCACCCAGGTTGCGTTTACTTCCGATGGGCTGGAAATCGCCTTTCTTGCCGGTGGCGATGTATGGGTGATGGATACCGAACTGAAGGAACCACGCCAGGTTACGAATACACCGGAAGAAGAGCGTTCCATTCTGTTTTCCGACGATGGTAAGTTTCTGTTTTTCGTCAGCGATCGTGGTGGGAAAACGGAAATCTGGAAAGCAGAACGGAAATCGGCCAAAGAACCATGGTTTTTGAATCAGGAATTCCCACAGGTGGCCATTACGAATGATGGTGAGGATAAGACCAACTTACAGTTGCGACCCAAAACCAACGAACTGAGCTTTGTCCGCACCCGTGGGGATCTGTATCTGTGCGATTTCGATGGTAAAAAACAACGTTGTATCCTAGAATCGTGGAATGATCCGTCCTACGACTGGTCGCCAGATGGAAAATGGCTGGTTTACGCGATTTCGGATTCCGACTTTAACAGCGATATCTGGATTCATGAAGTGGATGGAGACAAAAAAGTTAATATTTCCAGCCACCCCTTTAATGAATATTCCCCGGTCTGGTCGCCCGATGGCAAAATGATTGCTTTTACTGGCCAGCGGGACACCAAAGATAATGTGGATATTTTCTATGTCTGGTTGAAGAAAGCGGATGCCGACCAATCAGAACGTGATCTGGCATTGGAAAAAGCGCTGAAAAAGTTCCCCAGCCAGGGCAAGCCGAAAGAAGAACAGCCAAAAGAGAAAAAAGACGAACCAGACGCACCGAAAAAAAATGATAACCTGGTGGAAATCGACTTTGATGGTCTCCACGATCGCCTGCAACGAATTACCATTCAAAACAGCTCTGAAGGTGGGCTGTTCTGGTCGCCCGATTCCAAACGTCTGGCGTTCAATGCCACTGTCAGCGACGTGCGTGGGATATACACGGTGGAGTTTCCCTCCAGCCTGAAGCCGAAATTACTGACTTCCACCCCAATCAGTGGGCAACGCTGGTTAAAAAATGGCCTGTTAACCTACCTTTCTGCTGGCAAACCGGGTTCATTGCGGGAACGTGGCGGTGTCACACCAACCACCACGACCTATAGTTTTTCCTGTTACCACAAGACGGACCTGGCTAAAAAACATCAGGCAGCTTTCGATATGGCCTGGAAGCGCATGCGGGACAATTGGTACGATGGCAACCTGGGCAATCGCAAATGGGATGCGGTGCGGGAAAAGTATCGCCCATTTGCCGCAACTCCTTATCCGGAAACACTTTCCACCGTTGTCAGCATGATGCTGGGTGAACTGAATGGCTCCCACCTGGGCTTTACTTACACTGGCGGTCGAGGTTCTGGTCGAGGCGGACGTGGAGCCAGCGAAGAAAGTTCTGCCACGTGGGATGAAACCACGGCCCACCTGGGGGTAATTTTTGACCCCACGTACGCAGGGCCGGGCTGGAAAGTGAAGACAGTGATTCCGAATACGACCGCAGCAGAAACGAAGAGTCAGTTATTTGTTGGTGATGTGATTCTGGAAATTGATGGCAATAAAATTGATCCCAAACTCAACCACACCATTTACCTGAACGTACCACCAAAACATGAGTTCACGCTGGAAATATTAGGAAAAGATGAGAAAAGACGCACGGTGAAGATTTTTGGGAACAGCCCCAGTTCTGTACGATTTCAACTGTACCCCCACTGGATCAGTGAAACCCGCAAAAAGGTGGAAGAACTTTCCAAGGGCACGTGCGGCTACCTGCACATTCAGGCGATGAATTTCAGCAGTTTTTCTCAATTTCAGGAAGATTTGTACCACGCGGGGGCGGGGAAAGACGGCCTGGTGATCGATGTGCGTGAAAACGGGGGTGGCAGCACTGCCGACTTGCTGCTGACCGCACTCACGCAGCCACGACACGCCTACACCATCCCACGTGGGGGAAATACACCTGGTTACCCACAGGACCGCACGGTGTTTGCTACGTGGCACAAACCGATTGTGGTACTCTGCAACCAGAACAGTTTCAGTAATGCGGAAATTTTCAGCCACGCCATTAAAACGCTGAAACGAGGTAAGGTTGTTGGTGTGCCCACTGCAGGTGGGGTAATCAGCACCGGTGGCACCACCATCATGGACGTGGGCTTCCTGCGGATGCCTTTCCGTGGCTGGTACTTAATTGAATCCGGCGAAGACATGGAATTGCACGGTGCCGTACCGGATGTGATTGTCTGGCCACAACCGGGAGACATGACTACAGGCAAAGACCGTCAGGTGGAAGCAGCAGTGAAAGAACTGCTGGCCGATGTGAAAGAATGGAAATCTCACCCACTGCCGAAGCCAATCAAAGCCACCAGCAGACCAGATTTTCCTGCGAAAAAATAG
- a CDS encoding SRPBCC family protein has product MSVPYVLNPELDLVLERVVDVPQEQIWAAWTIAEHLKAWFCPRPWSLAACEINLIAGGAFNTTMRSPEGEEFPCDGCYLEVIPPHRLVFTSVLKEGFRPVPQSELPFTAIIELESVPGGTKYTARAMHATAEGCQQHVAMGFHEGWNAALDQLVEYAKATWPASTI; this is encoded by the coding sequence ATGAGTGTTCCATATGTTTTGAACCCTGAACTCGACCTGGTTCTGGAGCGGGTCGTTGATGTGCCTCAAGAGCAAATTTGGGCAGCATGGACAATCGCCGAACACCTGAAAGCCTGGTTCTGCCCACGCCCGTGGTCGCTTGCAGCGTGCGAAATCAATCTCATTGCTGGCGGTGCGTTCAATACCACGATGCGTTCGCCAGAAGGAGAGGAATTTCCCTGCGATGGGTGCTATCTGGAAGTAATACCACCCCACCGGCTGGTTTTTACATCGGTATTGAAGGAAGGATTTCGCCCTGTCCCACAGAGCGAACTGCCGTTTACCGCGATTATTGAACTGGAATCGGTGCCAGGTGGGACAAAATATACTGCCCGGGCGATGCACGCCACCGCAGAAGGTTGCCAGCAGCACGTGGCGATGGGCTTTCATGAGGGGTGGAATGCTGCTTTGGATCAGTTGGTGGAATATGCGAAGGCAACCTGGCCAGCATCTACCATCTGA
- a CDS encoding SMI1/KNR4 family protein, which yields MATPFDKSTVTCMLADLKCKDPGFKVFGSTVHRYELNPPLPIQQIQEFEAKYGVKLPEDYREFITEIGNGGAGPYYGVFRFGEHDDFRDFQSWEGGYLVGDLSAEFQHQMEWNLPTSFWAKLPDPGPSTPIEEEDRMMEEWDKELNEHYWNPKIMNGAIPICHLGCAIRHWLVINGPQKGFVWADERVDDLGISPLRSDSKQMTFSDWYMSWLRSPLIV from the coding sequence ATGGCTACACCATTCGATAAGTCGACCGTAACCTGCATGCTTGCTGATCTTAAGTGCAAAGATCCGGGTTTTAAGGTCTTCGGTTCTACAGTGCATCGGTACGAATTGAATCCGCCGCTTCCCATCCAACAAATACAGGAATTTGAAGCGAAGTACGGCGTGAAGCTACCAGAGGATTATCGTGAGTTCATCACCGAAATCGGCAACGGTGGGGCGGGGCCCTATTACGGTGTATTTCGATTCGGTGAGCATGACGACTTCCGCGATTTTCAATCATGGGAAGGCGGGTATTTGGTAGGCGACTTGTCCGCCGAGTTTCAACATCAAATGGAATGGAATCTTCCCACTTCATTTTGGGCAAAATTGCCTGATCCCGGTCCTTCCACTCCAATTGAAGAAGAAGACCGCATGATGGAGGAATGGGACAAAGAACTTAACGAGCATTATTGGAATCCAAAGATCATGAATGGGGCAATTCCAATCTGCCACCTGGGCTGTGCGATTCGTCATTGGTTGGTCATCAACGGGCCGCAAAAGGGCTTTGTGTGGGCTGACGAGCGAGTAGACGATCTAGGTATTTCTCCCCTCAGGTCTGACTCAAAGCAAATGACGTTTTCCGATTGGTACATGTCATGGCTGCGTAGTCCACTCATTGTTTAA
- a CDS encoding polymorphic toxin-type HINT domain-containing protein yields the protein MRGQIIRTTAEHPFYVKDQGWVPAKLLQPGDLLQSEDQYLPLEGVADSGEVETVYNFCISDYHTYFVGDPTWGFSDWAHNAKYIDGNWHNRPDGTRIRYENGKFIKEVNPNASWAMRIYGQLSLNRSASALNPLGPMDAILLQRKTTYYTRCWKIPRN from the coding sequence ATGCGTGGTCAGATCATCCGCACCACGGCGGAGCATCCGTTTTATGTGAAAGATCAGGGGTGGGTGCCCGCGAAGTTACTGCAGCCCGGCGACCTGCTCCAGTCGGAGGATCAGTATCTGCCTCTCGAAGGCGTGGCCGACAGTGGCGAAGTCGAAACGGTTTACAACTTCTGCATCAGCGACTACCACACCTACTTCGTCGGCGACCCCACCTGGGGCTTCAGCGACTGGGCGCATAATGCAAAATATATAGATGGCAATTGGCATAATAGACCTGACGGTACTAGAATTAGATATGAAAATGGTAAGTTTATTAAGGAAGTGAATCCGAATGCAAGTTGGGCAATGCGAATATATGGGCAATTATCGCTTAACCGTTCTGCATCTGCATTGAATCCTCTTGGGCCGATGGATGCAATACTCCTACAACGGAAAACAACTTATTACACAAGATGTTGGAAAATTCCAAGGAACTAA
- a CDS encoding IS630 family transposase produces the protein MPGHGWTIRKLCNWIGCQFQRYVSRNTVRRILQLAGLSWKKCKKLFGKGDPEKRAEYLKQFADMYQQMCRGDIVIIYIDESHFHRDMDLGYTWWRKGESAWRVSDCPPLSDRINWYGAYNFSAGACLIWNEGKCNKENTAEFLHRVNDWVERQGRRVVVIWDGAPWHKAKFVRTKASELDIEIVVLPSYSPDFNPIEGLWKWMREEVTQHCCFATLRDLFDACKGFIDTLNETPDEIIKRLWPRFEVDPQAEKLRFSI, from the coding sequence TTGCCAGGCCACGGATGGACGATCAGGAAGTTGTGCAACTGGATCGGTTGTCAATTCCAGCGGTATGTATCTCGGAATACCGTGCGGCGGATCCTGCAATTAGCGGGATTGAGCTGGAAGAAATGCAAGAAACTGTTCGGCAAAGGGGACCCTGAAAAGCGGGCCGAATACCTGAAACAGTTCGCGGATATGTACCAGCAAATGTGTCGCGGCGATATCGTGATCATTTATATTGATGAATCCCATTTTCATCGTGATATGGACTTGGGCTATACTTGGTGGCGCAAGGGAGAATCGGCTTGGCGAGTGAGTGATTGCCCTCCGCTGTCCGATCGCATCAACTGGTATGGTGCTTACAATTTCAGTGCTGGTGCATGTTTGATCTGGAACGAAGGCAAATGCAACAAGGAAAACACGGCTGAATTTTTGCACCGAGTGAACGATTGGGTAGAAAGACAAGGTCGACGTGTTGTGGTAATTTGGGATGGAGCACCTTGGCACAAGGCGAAGTTCGTTCGAACCAAAGCCAGCGAGTTGGACATCGAAATAGTAGTTTTGCCCAGTTATAGTCCCGATTTCAATCCCATTGAAGGGTTATGGAAATGGATGCGTGAAGAGGTCACGCAACATTGTTGTTTTGCAACCTTGCGTGACTTGTTCGACGCTTGCAAAGGATTCATCGATACATTGAATGAAACTCCGGATGAAATAATTAAAAGACTGTGGCCAAGATTTGAAGTCGATCCTCAAGCGGAAAAACTCCGATTTTCAATCTGA